From a single Bacteroidota bacterium genomic region:
- a CDS encoding efflux RND transporter permease subunit, with amino-acid sequence MLDKIIKYAIHNRLIILFSALLILLSGGYVARDIDIDIFPDLNAPTVVVMTEASGMAPEEVEKLVTFPIETAVNGASGIRRIRSSSAMGYSIVWVEFNWKVDVYDARQTVTEKLMVAKEQMPIGVGEPVIAPQASLLGEIMILSISSDTLSSMDLKSFAEWNIRPRILSVGGVAQVTVHGGDSKEYQILPDPSKMLYYQVSLDEILSASESININAAGGFINQFGKKYTIRGLSRTTNSDELGLTVVKLKDGKPITLADVAEVKIGGSPKIGTASYSGDPAVAVIITKQPDVNTVKITEKLNDELAKIGTEYSVVDIHEPIYEQAGFVEIAVRNVMKVLLEGSVFVFIVLFLFLFNIRTTVISLITIPISLL; translated from the coding sequence ATGTTAGATAAAATTATAAAATATGCGATCCATAACCGATTGATAATTTTGTTCTCAGCATTGCTGATACTGTTATCTGGTGGTTATGTTGCACGAGATATTGATATCGATATTTTTCCAGATCTAAATGCCCCTACAGTTGTTGTAATGACAGAAGCTAGTGGAATGGCTCCGGAAGAAGTAGAAAAACTAGTTACTTTTCCTATTGAAACAGCTGTAAATGGCGCTTCAGGAATCAGGCGAATTCGATCGTCATCCGCCATGGGTTACTCCATTGTTTGGGTAGAATTTAACTGGAAGGTAGATGTGTATGATGCGCGTCAAACTGTTACCGAAAAATTAATGGTAGCCAAAGAGCAAATGCCTATTGGTGTGGGTGAACCTGTTATTGCACCACAAGCATCTCTGTTGGGCGAAATAATGATATTGAGTATTAGTTCCGATACATTATCCTCAATGGATTTGAAATCATTTGCTGAGTGGAATATTCGTCCACGAATATTATCAGTTGGTGGAGTTGCACAAGTAACCGTTCATGGAGGAGATAGCAAAGAATATCAAATATTACCAGATCCTTCTAAGATGTTGTACTACCAAGTTAGTTTGGATGAAATTCTTTCAGCCAGTGAATCCATCAACATTAATGCAGCAGGTGGCTTTATTAACCAGTTTGGTAAAAAGTATACCATCAGGGGTTTATCACGAACAACAAATAGTGATGAATTGGGCTTGACTGTTGTTAAATTAAAGGATGGCAAACCCATTACCCTTGCTGATGTTGCAGAAGTTAAAATAGGAGGGAGTCCCAAAATTGGTACGGCCTCTTATTCAGGAGATCCTGCAGTTGCGGTAATTATTACAAAACAACCTGATGTTAATACGGTAAAAATTACTGAAAAACTAAATGATGAACTTGCAAAAATAGGCACAGAGTATAGTGTAGTAGATATTCATGAGCCGATTTATGAACAAGCTGGTTTTGTGGAAATCGCTGTTCGAAATGTCATGAAGGTGCTTTTAGAAGGTTCTGTTTTTGTATTTATAGTGCTTTTCTTGTTTTTGTTTAATATAAGAACAACCGTTATTTCCTTGATTACCATACCAATTTCTCTACT